Proteins encoded in a region of the Leptolyngbya sp. FACHB-261 genome:
- a CDS encoding FHA domain-containing protein, producing MSPKSERLAKQIQEIRQLVLSRVEQNEQFSSIAQALEEIGKSLQTGQLTLQIVCQNSALAQALHDYLYRCKGLAALYEFKIAVLPDQSQEILSKPFAKIILRQACGRHQLYEVPTAQTLVIGRHPESSILISDSCLLVSGYHAEVQSVAAPSLSPSLGESHPKWQICDFSKNGTYVNGQQVQGSQVLQAGDRISLGAPTSSPESAELIFECSSDVDSAQSQFERLFLGCDVLCLLTDSGQVLTANEKQFILEASKAQITKKILLVETPGFESESLQPVATALTEARDWLQEQGHEQSFDLVSLSLPSFLSELTKAPFSSCLELDEFCKSLEGLVKRRPEQILVKRVARQVLAHLTSIERLLDVQKKELEREQQGGTDASGVQKEQLREKLDIALKQINADKSLFFRQAREVLKQSKVDLLDEYLENSISCKIRRFADRLKPCVTKRNRRKYLHLEFLVPSVIEQSESEHKRKLEIEGQVLDANTALMRFCRSRLSFWSNQEWQRLCTTYVQGGLVGLFQRTYNTLSSIPSLDLNHLDPSLFQPSHNIDDPSIFQEAIAVPACGNRYQEVSPVSYIFKTIRGQWMQFIFMFSLFSILGIAGRRQIMQHLTAPIISAFKSSPWISALLLSVVLFFLFRFLSQLYQEYRDAEREKEAEKLRNNLRNYYQALTKNRLAEKLVYSINEALDAEEQKIEAIMQIMKRSVEQGFAEGTEQISARVRSDQYRALKKDLKNDKDKLQKFKRMLEPSMASNAGE from the coding sequence ATGTCTCCGAAATCTGAGAGACTAGCTAAGCAGATTCAGGAAATTCGCCAGCTCGTGCTGAGTAGAGTTGAGCAAAACGAGCAATTTAGTTCGATTGCTCAAGCTTTAGAAGAAATTGGCAAATCCCTACAAACGGGCCAGCTTACCTTGCAGATTGTTTGTCAAAACTCAGCTTTAGCTCAAGCACTACATGACTATTTATATCGTTGTAAAGGCCTAGCAGCACTCTATGAGTTTAAGATTGCTGTTTTGCCTGATCAATCTCAGGAGATTTTGTCGAAACCTTTTGCCAAGATCATCCTGCGACAAGCCTGTGGGAGGCACCAACTATACGAAGTTCCCACAGCTCAAACATTAGTGATTGGACGTCATCCAGAGTCTTCAATTCTAATTTCAGATTCTTGCCTTCTTGTCTCTGGTTATCATGCTGAAGTGCAGTCTGTTGCAGCCCCTTCTTTAAGCCCTTCTTTGGGTGAGAGCCACCCCAAGTGGCAGATTTGCGACTTCAGCAAAAATGGTACATACGTTAATGGACAACAAGTACAAGGGAGCCAGGTGCTACAAGCCGGTGACCGAATTAGCTTGGGAGCGCCAACTTCTAGCCCAGAGAGCGCTGAACTCATTTTCGAGTGTTCGTCAGATGTAGACTCTGCGCAAAGCCAATTTGAACGTCTATTTCTGGGCTGCGATGTTTTGTGCCTGCTGACTGATTCCGGGCAGGTATTAACAGCTAATGAAAAACAATTTATTCTAGAGGCGAGTAAAGCCCAGATTACTAAGAAGATCTTGTTAGTAGAGACGCCAGGATTTGAAAGCGAGTCACTACAACCAGTGGCAACAGCTTTAACTGAAGCTAGGGATTGGCTTCAGGAGCAAGGTCATGAGCAATCTTTTGACTTGGTTTCGTTATCACTACCTTCTTTTCTCTCCGAGCTAACAAAAGCACCTTTCAGCTCTTGTCTAGAGCTAGACGAATTTTGTAAGTCCTTGGAAGGGTTAGTCAAGCGCCGACCTGAGCAAATCTTGGTTAAACGAGTTGCTAGACAGGTGTTAGCTCACCTAACGTCAATCGAGCGTTTGCTTGACGTACAGAAGAAGGAACTCGAACGAGAGCAGCAAGGCGGGACTGATGCTTCAGGAGTTCAAAAAGAACAGCTGAGGGAGAAATTGGATATAGCTTTAAAGCAAATTAATGCAGACAAGAGTCTATTTTTTAGACAAGCTAGAGAGGTCTTGAAACAGTCGAAAGTTGATTTGTTAGATGAATACCTCGAAAACAGTATCTCCTGTAAAATCAGGCGTTTTGCAGACCGCCTGAAGCCCTGCGTGACAAAGCGAAACCGTCGAAAATACCTTCATCTAGAATTCTTGGTGCCGTCCGTAATTGAGCAGTCAGAATCTGAACATAAGCGAAAACTGGAAATTGAAGGTCAGGTGCTTGATGCTAATACAGCTCTGATGCGTTTCTGTCGCTCAAGATTAAGCTTTTGGTCGAACCAAGAATGGCAGCGTCTTTGTACCACCTATGTTCAAGGTGGTTTAGTAGGGCTGTTCCAAAGGACTTACAACACGCTTAGTTCTATCCCGTCTCTAGATTTGAATCACTTGGATCCCTCGTTATTTCAACCAAGCCATAACATTGATGATCCGTCTATTTTCCAGGAGGCGATAGCTGTACCTGCTTGCGGTAACCGCTACCAGGAAGTTTCCCCCGTTAGCTATATCTTCAAAACGATTAGAGGCCAGTGGATGCAGTTCATTTTTATGTTCAGCCTCTTTAGTATTCTGGGAATTGCCGGCAGAAGGCAAATTATGCAGCATCTAACTGCGCCTATCATCAGCGCGTTCAAAAGTTCTCCCTGGATATCGGCGCTGTTACTCTCTGTGGTTCTTTTTTTCTTGTTTAGATTTTTGAGCCAACTTTACCAAGAATATAGGGATGCAGAGCGAGAGAAGGAAGCTGAGAAACTGAGAAATAACTTGCGCAATTATTATCAAGCCCTTACCAAGAACAGATTGGCTGAAAAGCTGGTCTATAGCATCAACGAAGCGTTAGACGCGGAAGAGCAGAAGATAGAAGCAATTATGCAAATCATGAAGCGATCTGTGGAGCAGGGCTTTGCAGAAGGAACAGAGCAAATATCTGCCAGAGTGCGATCTGACCAGTACCGCGCTTTGAAGAAAGACTTGAAGAATGATAAGGATAAATTACAGAAGTTTAAGCGCATGCTGGAGCCTTCTATGGCCTCGAATGCTGGGGAATAG
- a CDS encoding DUF1822 family protein: MNDLERTYLTVPLGNEPHRLAQQFAAEQTTPEKGSQIYLNTLAVYAVHSYLKWLQIETDLSQGDSWHPGLRTLFDVADLPLPSIGRLECRPVASGATNLPLPPEVTENRIGYVAVQFNEPLNQAQLLGFWAVEPAAALDVIPLDKLRPLDTLLDLISTVTDTVADENLGLLSSQKRVNLSDWLDNVFETGWQSLEDLFSSGTVGWALARSSKELRETGTDSQSLGLTRGRLIDLGVLLSGHQVALIITLLQTAAEEMDIRAEVRPAGGQLCLPPELQLIVLDHSGICLQTQARNADNRIQLEFSGEVGEQFSIKLVLGNVDLTEDFVI; encoded by the coding sequence ATGAATGACTTGGAAAGAACCTATTTGACTGTTCCCTTGGGAAATGAGCCTCATCGCCTAGCCCAGCAGTTCGCTGCTGAGCAAACAACGCCTGAAAAAGGTAGCCAAATTTATTTGAATACCTTGGCAGTCTATGCTGTCCACAGTTACTTAAAATGGCTACAAATAGAAACGGATCTTAGCCAAGGGGATAGTTGGCATCCGGGCCTACGGACCTTATTTGATGTTGCCGATTTACCTCTGCCCAGCATTGGTCGGTTAGAGTGCCGCCCCGTAGCCTCTGGAGCGACGAATCTACCCTTACCTCCTGAAGTGACTGAAAATAGAATCGGTTATGTAGCGGTTCAGTTCAACGAACCACTTAACCAAGCACAGTTGCTAGGATTCTGGGCGGTCGAGCCAGCTGCTGCCTTAGACGTAATACCACTCGATAAGCTTCGGCCACTTGACACTCTTCTAGACCTCATCTCCACTGTTACAGACACTGTTGCAGATGAAAATCTTGGTTTGCTTTCCAGCCAAAAGCGGGTGAACCTGAGTGACTGGCTCGACAATGTATTTGAAACGGGGTGGCAGTCTCTAGAAGACTTATTCAGCTCAGGAACAGTTGGTTGGGCCTTGGCTAGAAGTTCAAAGGAGCTGCGAGAAACAGGCACTGACTCTCAATCCCTTGGCCTTACCAGGGGTAGACTGATTGACCTGGGCGTGTTGCTGTCCGGTCATCAAGTGGCTCTCATCATCACTCTTCTACAAACAGCAGCTGAGGAGATGGATATTCGTGCGGAAGTACGACCTGCCGGTGGGCAACTTTGTCTACCGCCTGAGTTGCAACTCATCGTCCTAGATCACTCAGGAATTTGTCTGCAAACACAAGCACGAAACGCAGATAATCGAATTCAGCTTGAGTTCAGCGGTGAAGTGGGAGAACAGTTTAGTATCAAGTTAGTCCTCGGTAATGTCGACCTCACAGAAGACTTTGTGATTTGA
- a CDS encoding CHASE2 domain-containing protein, producing MGKRVILTLLKGSLEQGFPAILRIRETSASSETELQEIGHLPPAPNLSKIFNNWCSAYRQIVMPSRLKPKPSQVTNISCHHLALELSQSLNQWLNSEVWEWQKIRDRLQRHLNETDEIQVILETEDVLLRQLPWNLWDLFSAHYKKAEVALSAPQYQPLLARPSTNSNKVRILAVLGDSTGIDTQADRALLEQLPNADICFLVEPQRKALNEQLWSQKGWDLLFFAGHSSSQADRETGRIYLNQTDSLKIDELKYALERAVEGGLKIAIFNSCDGLGLARELAELQIPQVIVMREPVPDQVAQEFLKHFLEAFAQGESLYLAVRSARKRLQGLENLFPCATWLPVICQNPAELPPTWQGLCHSDVEQRKREQPISLGQFSWRRLLLTSLVITSLLTATRYVGWLQPWELWSLDQLMQRRPMEKPDPRLLIVAAAEEDLAQYASGASLTDTALAQLLDKLQQYQPRAIGLDIYRDRPVGSEGSDLAMHIQSNDSLIAICQTGEVKRGGVAPPPEIPIDRLGFSDVAVDPDFILRRQLLSINSNPLFPCQTTYSFSLLLALRYLAAQGIQHQTNSDESIQIGETVFKRLRNHTGGYQAIDDRGYQMLLNYRVAEPLAQTISFSEILTGQLDSRLADLVRDRIVLVGVTAPSVKDDFLTPISISQQDNPTTRGLLIQAQMISQILSTVLDQRPLLWAWPQWGEFLWFWICSLAGGLLAWRIRSLLWLGVANAVALVVLGSFCYVLLLINGCWVPLIPAALALMSTSGGVAYVLPKSHP from the coding sequence ATGGGAAAACGGGTGATCCTCACGTTGCTGAAAGGAAGCCTAGAGCAGGGCTTTCCAGCCATTCTACGCATCCGAGAAACGAGTGCCTCTTCTGAGACTGAACTTCAAGAGATAGGCCATTTACCTCCAGCCCCAAATCTTTCAAAAATATTCAACAACTGGTGCTCAGCTTATCGCCAGATTGTGATGCCCTCTCGGCTCAAACCTAAGCCAAGCCAAGTCACCAATATTTCTTGCCATCACTTGGCTTTGGAGTTGAGCCAAAGCCTCAACCAGTGGCTGAATTCTGAAGTGTGGGAGTGGCAAAAGATCCGAGACCGATTGCAGCGTCACTTGAACGAGACTGACGAAATTCAGGTCATTCTTGAGACAGAAGACGTTCTTCTACGACAGTTGCCTTGGAATTTATGGGATTTATTCTCCGCGCACTACAAGAAAGCAGAAGTCGCTTTGAGCGCGCCTCAGTATCAGCCATTGTTAGCTAGACCCAGCACGAATAGCAATAAAGTCAGAATCCTGGCAGTTTTGGGTGATAGCACAGGGATCGATACCCAAGCAGATCGGGCGTTGCTAGAGCAATTGCCCAACGCAGACATTTGCTTTCTAGTAGAACCACAACGCAAGGCATTGAATGAACAGCTTTGGAGCCAGAAGGGCTGGGATCTACTCTTTTTTGCTGGGCATAGTTCAAGCCAAGCCGATCGAGAAACGGGTCGAATCTACCTCAATCAGACCGATAGCTTGAAGATCGATGAGTTGAAATATGCTCTAGAGAGAGCCGTAGAGGGCGGTTTAAAAATTGCTATTTTCAATTCCTGCGACGGCTTAGGCTTGGCACGAGAACTAGCTGAGTTACAAATCCCGCAAGTGATTGTCATGCGAGAACCTGTGCCAGACCAGGTTGCTCAGGAGTTTCTGAAACATTTTTTAGAAGCTTTTGCACAGGGAGAATCTCTCTATTTGGCTGTGCGCTCAGCTCGTAAAAGACTGCAAGGCTTAGAGAATCTGTTCCCTTGTGCGACATGGTTGCCCGTCATTTGCCAGAACCCAGCTGAACTACCACCCACCTGGCAAGGGTTGTGCCACTCAGATGTTGAACAGAGGAAGCGAGAGCAGCCAATCTCGCTAGGCCAGTTCAGTTGGCGCAGGTTGCTCTTAACCAGCCTTGTGATCACCTCTCTGCTAACCGCTACACGCTACGTGGGATGGTTACAACCCTGGGAGCTCTGGAGCTTGGACCAACTAATGCAGCGGCGACCCATGGAGAAACCTGATCCGCGTCTATTGATAGTTGCTGCTGCAGAGGAGGACCTTGCCCAATACGCCTCGGGAGCTTCGCTAACCGATACAGCCCTAGCTCAACTCCTGGATAAGCTACAGCAGTACCAGCCCCGTGCCATCGGTTTAGATATCTATCGAGATCGCCCTGTTGGTTCTGAAGGTAGCGATCTGGCCATGCACATACAGAGCAATGACTCCCTGATTGCAATCTGCCAAACCGGCGAAGTCAAACGGGGCGGCGTTGCTCCCCCACCCGAGATCCCAATTGATCGTTTGGGGTTCTCAGATGTTGCTGTCGATCCTGATTTCATTCTTCGTCGTCAGCTTTTGTCGATCAATTCAAATCCCTTATTTCCCTGTCAAACAACCTATTCTTTCAGCCTTTTGCTGGCGCTTCGTTACCTTGCCGCACAGGGTATCCAGCATCAAACCAACTCGGATGAGTCCATCCAAATTGGCGAGACTGTCTTCAAACGTTTGAGGAATCATACAGGCGGCTATCAGGCCATCGATGATCGAGGCTACCAAATGCTGCTTAACTATCGAGTTGCCGAACCACTTGCCCAAACGATCAGCTTTAGTGAAATTTTAACGGGACAATTAGATTCTCGGTTAGCTGATTTAGTGAGAGATCGAATCGTTCTCGTTGGAGTCACCGCTCCCTCCGTCAAGGATGATTTCTTGACGCCTATTAGTATCAGTCAGCAAGATAATCCAACAACCCGAGGTTTGCTGATTCAGGCCCAAATGATCAGTCAAATTCTGAGCACAGTTCTCGATCAACGGCCCTTATTATGGGCCTGGCCTCAGTGGGGAGAGTTTCTCTGGTTTTGGATCTGTTCCTTGGCAGGAGGTCTGCTGGCCTGGCGAATCCGATCGCTCCTCTGGCTGGGAGTAGCAAACGCTGTTGCACTCGTTGTTCTAGGGAGTTTTTGTTATGTCCTTCTACTGATCAATGGCTGTTGGGTACCTCTCATTCCAGCGGCTCTGGCCTTGATGTCTACCAGCGGCGGCGTGGCTTACGTGCTACCTAAGAGCCATCCATAG
- a CDS encoding DUF928 domain-containing protein produces the protein MSWQQQLTTQSLPKITLAQTTLVAAFILAGLASNPARSWAQSTPPTAPETAAANLPILRRGDRGQLVQRLQFALINHRFYNGRVTGIFNSQIETAVKQAQQRFRLQATGVVDVSTWNALLNTRVRLIALPSQGAPGLRQSAATRERCPRVNQPLTALIPSTNLALTVASHPTFWVYIPYSATPNNSVEFVLQDEQYQDLYRAQLPEAFQSPGIVSISLPLTEAPLETGKRYYWYFLVYCDDPERTTEPAFVTGTSQRISLDPTLSSQLGTAVSPWERVLFYTRRGLWSDALTTLAEFRRTEPEDVFLAVAWSNLLQDADLTELKLEPIVDCCTSSTPGQTVKIQR, from the coding sequence ATGTCTTGGCAACAACAACTGACGACTCAATCTCTGCCAAAAATAACCCTGGCACAAACAACGCTTGTGGCTGCATTCATACTTGCCGGACTTGCAAGTAACCCTGCGAGAAGTTGGGCACAATCTACGCCGCCAACAGCCCCAGAAACAGCAGCTGCAAACCTCCCGATTCTGAGGCGGGGAGATCGAGGTCAGCTGGTGCAAAGGTTGCAGTTTGCGCTCATCAATCACCGCTTCTACAACGGTCGAGTCACAGGTATTTTTAATTCTCAAATCGAGACGGCAGTTAAGCAAGCTCAACAGCGCTTCAGGCTTCAGGCAACTGGCGTAGTGGATGTGTCAACTTGGAATGCATTACTCAACACTCGCGTGAGGCTGATTGCCCTGCCCTCTCAAGGGGCTCCAGGGCTTCGACAATCCGCAGCTACACGGGAGCGCTGTCCTCGCGTAAACCAACCGCTTACCGCCTTAATTCCTTCCACGAATTTGGCATTGACTGTTGCTAGCCATCCGACCTTTTGGGTGTATATTCCTTACTCGGCCACGCCCAATAATTCTGTGGAATTTGTCCTTCAGGATGAGCAGTACCAGGACCTTTACCGAGCTCAGCTACCTGAGGCATTTCAGTCACCTGGTATTGTCAGTATCAGTCTTCCACTCACTGAAGCTCCCCTGGAAACTGGCAAGCGCTACTATTGGTATTTTCTGGTTTATTGTGACGACCCAGAAAGGACGACCGAGCCTGCTTTCGTCACTGGGACTAGTCAGCGCATCTCCTTAGACCCAACCCTTAGCTCCCAACTGGGAACTGCAGTATCCCCTTGGGAACGTGTTCTTTTTTATACCCGTCGTGGTTTATGGTCTGACGCTTTGACCACTTTGGCAGAATTCCGAAGAACTGAACCAGAAGATGTGTTCCTCGCCGTCGCCTGGAGCAATTTGCTTCAAGATGCTGATCTGACGGAGCTTAAATTAGAGCCAATTGTTGACTGTTGTACATCATCAACGCCTGGACAGACTGTTAAAATCCAGAGATAA
- a CDS encoding serine/threonine-protein kinase translates to MKVAQIQTTKQCVEAIRLAVLDSQGNLDVLDEQVKQITANGLPGDATGWKDLFQNALQGINPDLTNQVYRDYLLESENNGPGSHISNLSGSLASAQLLHGRYQIIQSLGQGGFSQTYIARDTGLSGYPKCVVKHLKPTGFDSTSLELSRRLFKAEAEVLEQLEHPQIPRLLAYFEQDQEFYLVQELIEGQPLSQELVPAQRWAEERVIDLLVEFLSILDFLHRRKIIHCDIKPENLIRCSQDQKLVLIDFGSATPVQLLQIDKAVAVISEGYSPIEQLEGKPEPSSDIYALGKIAIQALTGSHPKEFAEDSDTGEIIWQHLTEASDGLAAVLTKMVRSHSEDRYQTVAEVIQALQLSNAPSPITPPINSPIYTPTKVVPLQQAPKAALVSPLKPAFPQKQPTGIQPEQDLFAELPSTLLPASDSGHKTDIQPLAQRIKIFFTPKRISLLVGSGLFVTGVAIVFISMVGATKGFGLHSTKPHSSHISVPASPTQKFLVQTLTAQSALIRSVAFSPDGQTLIGGGEDNLVKVWDLKTGSQVQTLADHAGSITSVALSSNGRLLASSSEDSTIDLWDAHTGRLLHTLRGHLWPVLSIAISPDGQILASGSEDHTIKLWNLKTKQLLKTLSGYTAAFSSVAISSDGWFLVAGSADNTIRVWDLHSGQLKWVLRGHSGKVSTVAISPDNATLASTSADGSIKLWNLYTGKLLRSLEGHNGAVHAIAISADGQTLASGGEDSKINLWNLRTGERLHTFDEHLDPIYSVAFSPSGKTLASSSLDKTIRIWQVP, encoded by the coding sequence ATGAAGGTTGCACAGATCCAAACAACTAAGCAATGTGTTGAAGCAATTCGTTTAGCGGTTCTTGATAGTCAGGGGAATCTTGACGTCTTGGATGAACAAGTTAAGCAAATCACGGCCAATGGGCTACCTGGAGATGCTACTGGCTGGAAAGATTTATTCCAGAATGCACTTCAGGGCATTAACCCAGACTTGACCAATCAGGTTTATCGAGATTATCTGTTGGAGTCTGAAAATAATGGCCCCGGCAGTCATATCTCTAACTTGTCAGGATCTTTGGCCTCGGCTCAACTTTTACACGGGCGTTATCAAATCATCCAAAGCCTAGGTCAGGGCGGCTTCAGTCAGACTTATATTGCCCGAGATACAGGTTTGTCAGGCTACCCTAAATGCGTTGTCAAACATTTAAAACCTACAGGCTTTGACTCAACCAGCCTGGAACTTTCCAGGCGCCTATTCAAAGCTGAGGCAGAGGTGCTTGAACAACTGGAACATCCTCAAATTCCTAGGCTGCTGGCGTACTTCGAGCAAGACCAAGAGTTTTACCTCGTGCAGGAGCTGATTGAAGGCCAACCCCTAAGTCAAGAACTAGTACCTGCGCAGCGCTGGGCTGAGGAGCGGGTTATCGATTTACTAGTGGAATTTCTAAGCATTCTAGACTTTCTGCACAGACGGAAAATTATCCACTGCGATATTAAACCCGAAAACCTCATCCGTTGCAGTCAAGATCAGAAACTAGTCTTGATTGACTTCGGCTCAGCTACACCAGTGCAACTGCTGCAAATTGACAAAGCAGTAGCGGTGATCAGCGAAGGCTATTCACCGATTGAACAATTAGAGGGTAAACCAGAGCCGAGCAGCGACATTTACGCTTTGGGTAAAATTGCTATCCAAGCCCTAACAGGATCGCACCCCAAAGAATTTGCAGAGGATTCAGATACAGGAGAGATTATCTGGCAGCATCTGACTGAGGCTAGTGATGGGCTAGCAGCAGTGCTAACAAAGATGGTTCGTTCACACTCCGAGGATCGTTACCAAACTGTGGCAGAGGTCATCCAAGCACTTCAGCTTTCTAATGCTCCCTCGCCGATAACGCCACCCATAAACTCTCCAATCTACACCCCTACTAAGGTCGTGCCCCTCCAGCAAGCACCAAAGGCTGCGCTTGTCTCACCTCTGAAGCCAGCTTTTCCACAGAAACAGCCAACTGGCATCCAACCAGAGCAAGACTTGTTTGCTGAGCTACCTTCGACGCTATTGCCTGCTTCTGACAGTGGACACAAAACAGATATTCAGCCGCTGGCCCAAAGGATCAAGATTTTCTTCACCCCTAAGAGAATTTCTTTGCTAGTTGGCAGTGGGCTGTTTGTCACGGGAGTAGCTATTGTCTTCATTTCAATGGTTGGTGCTACTAAGGGGTTCGGATTGCACTCGACTAAGCCCCACAGCTCTCACATTTCAGTTCCAGCCTCTCCAACCCAAAAATTCTTAGTCCAGACATTGACTGCACAATCCGCATTGATCCGCTCTGTTGCGTTTAGTCCTGATGGACAGACTTTAATTGGTGGCGGCGAAGACAACTTAGTAAAGGTCTGGGATCTGAAAACGGGTAGCCAAGTCCAAACCCTAGCCGACCACGCAGGCTCGATCACTTCGGTTGCGCTCAGTTCCAATGGTCGGCTCCTCGCTAGTAGTAGCGAAGATAGCACGATCGATCTTTGGGATGCCCACACAGGTAGATTGCTTCATACATTGAGAGGGCACCTCTGGCCAGTTTTATCTATTGCTATCAGTCCCGATGGCCAAATACTCGCTAGTGGAAGCGAGGATCATACAATCAAGCTCTGGAATCTAAAGACAAAACAGCTACTCAAAACTCTCTCTGGCTATACGGCTGCCTTTTCCTCGGTGGCTATTAGTTCAGATGGCTGGTTTCTGGTGGCAGGTAGTGCAGACAATACTATTAGAGTTTGGGATCTGCATTCAGGTCAGCTTAAATGGGTATTGAGAGGGCACTCAGGTAAAGTCAGCACTGTTGCCATCAGCCCAGATAACGCAACTCTTGCCAGCACGAGTGCAGACGGCAGTATCAAGCTCTGGAATCTGTACACAGGAAAATTGCTGCGCTCACTTGAAGGACACAACGGGGCAGTTCATGCCATTGCGATCAGCGCTGATGGTCAAACTCTGGCTAGTGGCGGTGAAGACAGCAAAATTAATCTCTGGAATCTACGTACTGGCGAACGACTTCATACTTTTGATGAGCATTTAGATCCTATTTATTCTGTCGCCTTCAGCCCTAGTGGCAAAACTCTTGCTAGCAGTAGTCTGGATAAAACAATCAGGATTTGGCAGGTACCATGA